The following are encoded together in the Lathyrus oleraceus cultivar Zhongwan6 chromosome 3, CAAS_Psat_ZW6_1.0, whole genome shotgun sequence genome:
- the LOC127125638 gene encoding F-box/kelch-repeat protein At1g57790 — MKGKMKKKMKPDKLADSRRAAAEVKSENFELQIWVDLPVELLELIFSRLIVADNIRASVVCKRWNSVASSVRPVNQSPWLMYFPKKDNRYDFYDPVQRKTYSLEFPVLDRCRVVYTKDGWLLVCRKWWPDGRPYFFFNPFTSELIKLPRFNGANIAAFSCAPTSTECVIFTVTNVSSTIVAISTCCPGANKWTTVHLPNHSHFSCCIRTKTVFSNGLFYCLSYEGFLGVFDPVECTWTVLEVPPPRSLKSFIARQGRKGKFMTEHGGNIFVIHMLCPEGPIISKLDQTLMEWKEVRTLDGVTVFASSLSSPSRTYITEIMRNSVYFSKVRIYGKRCISFSLDEHRYYPNRQCHDWIEPEAFENVWIEPPKEFAGWM; from the exons ATGAAAGGGAAAATGAAAAAGAAGATGAAACC TGATAAACTCGCAGACAGTAGAAGAGCCGCTGCTGAGGTGAAAAGTGAAAATTTTGAGCTGCAAATCTGGGTTGATCTCCCTGTTGAACTCTTAGAGTTGATCTTCTCTCGCTTGATTGTGGCGGATAACATTCGTGCTTCTGTTGTTTGCAAGAGATGGAATTCAGTTGCAAGTTCAGTACGTCCAGTGAACCAATCACCCTGGCTTATGTATTTCCCAAAAAAGGATAACCGATATGACTTCTATGATCCTGTGCAGCGAAAAACCTATTCCCTCGAGTTTCCAGTGTTGGATAGGTGTCGTGTTGTCTATACAAAAGATGGTTGGTTATTGGTATGTAGGAAGTGGTGGCCTGATGGTCGTCCGTATTTTTTCTTTAACCCCTTTACTAGCGAGCTGATCAAGCTGCCTAGATTCAATGGTGCAAACATTGCTGCTTTCTCTTGTGCTCCAACATCAACTGAATGTGTTATATTTACTGTTACAAATGTTAGCTCTACTATTGTAGCTATTAGCACATGTTGTCCTGGGGCAAACAAATGGACAACTGTTCATCTCCCAAACCACTCTCATTTTTCCTGTTGCATAAGGACTAAGACTGTCTTTTCTAATGGGTTGTTTTATTGTCTGAGTTACGAAGGTTTTCTAGGAGTGTTTGACCCGGTTGAATGTACTTGGACTGTTCTGGAAGTACCTCCACCCAGAAGCCTAAAGAGTTTCATTGCTAGACAAGGGCGGAAAGGGAAATTTATGACAGAGCATGGAGGAAATATATTCGTAATTCATATGCTTTGTCCAGAGGGCCCAATTATTTCCAAGTTAGATCAGACACTAATGGAATGGAAAGAGGTGAGAACGCTAGACGGCGTCACAGTTTTTGCTAGctctttgtcatctccttctaGGACTTACATCACTGAAATAATGAGAAACAGTGTCTACTTCTCTAAAGTCCGAATCTATGGAAAGCGTTGCATATCGTTCTCTCTTGACGAGCATAGATATTATCCCAATAGGCAGTGTCATGACTGGATAGAACCAGAAGCTTTTGAGAACGTCTGGATTGAACCACCAAAGGAATTTGCTGGCTGGATGTAA